The genomic DNA TACTTCGTGCCGAGCCTCGACCGGGTGGGCGCCGAGACCACCACGACGATCGAGGTCGAGGCCGTCGGCGCCGAGTACGGCCGCTCGACCCCGGCCGTCACCCGCGTCACCTGGCCCGGCTGACGACCTGGACGAGGCGCGCGCGTCCCGAGACCCGCGGGTCTCGGGACGCGCGCCAGCCTCGTGCGGCGCACGATCTCCACCACCCGGGCGATCCGCGCGGTGACCGGCGGCGTCAGGGGGGTGGGGCGAGCCAGGCCGTGGTGTCGCCGGGCAGCGCTCCCCCGTCGAGGGGCCCGCTGGCCAGCAGGAGGTCGCCCGGCGGGAGCGGCACCGGGGCGGGCCCCAGGTTGGCCAGGCAGACCAGGCCCGACTCGCGGCGGAACGCCAGCACGTCCTCGCCCAGCGGCAGCCAGGTCAGCGTGCCGTCGCCGAGCAGGTCGCGGCGCAGCCGCAGCGCCGCGCGGTAGAGGTTCAGCATCGAGTCCAGGTCGGCGAGCTGTGCCTGGGCCGTGAGCTTGCGCCAGCTCTCTGGCTGCGGCAGCCAGGGGCGCGCGGACGGGTCCGGCCCGCCGAAGCCGAACGGCGGCTCCTCTCCCGTCCAGGGCAGCGGCACGCGGCAGCCGTCGCGGCCGGGGTTGGCTCCGCCCGACCTGGCGAACATGGGGTCCTGCCTGGCCTCGTCGGGCAGGTCCTCCACCTCGGGCAGGCCGAGCTCCTCGCCCTGGTAGACGTAGACGCCGCCGGGCAGCGCCATCGCCAGCAGCGCCGCCGCCCGGGCCCGGCGGCGGCCGAGCTCCGGGTCGGACGGGCTGCCGTGCAGGCGGCCGCCGTGCTGGAAGCCGGTGTCGGCCCGGCCGTACCTGGTCACCGGGCGGGTCACGTCGTGGTTGGACAGCACCCACGTCGGCGGCGCGCCGATGGGCAGGTGCGTGGCCAGCGTCAGGTCGATCACCCGGCGCAGCTCGGCCGGCTGCCAGGGGCAGGACAGGAAGTCGAAGTTGAAGGCGGTGTGCAGCTCGTCGGGCCGCAGGTAGCGGGCGAAGCGCTCCTGGTCGGGCAGCCACACCTCGCCGATCAGCACCCGTTCGCCGTACTCGTCGGCGATCTCCCGCCAGCGCCGGTAGACGTCGTGCACCCCGTCGAGGTCCTCCCAGGCGTCGTCGGACTTGAACAGCAGCGCGGCCGAGTCGATGCGGAACCCGTCGACGCCCCGGTCGAACCAGAAGCGCAGCACGTCCTCGAACTCCCGGTGCACCTCCGGGTTGGCCCAGTTGAGGTCGGGCTGCTCGGGGGCGAACAGGTGGAGATACCACTGCCCGTCGGGCACCTGCGTCCACGCCGGTCCGCCGAAGATCGACGACCAGTCGTTCGGCTCGTCCCGGAACCAGAACCGTTCCCTCGCCCCGCGGTCCGTCAGCGCCTCCTGGAACCAGGCGCTGGCGGTGGAACTGTGGTTCGGCACGACGTCGATGATCACCTTGATCCCGTGCTCGTGCGCCTCGGCGATGAACGCCTCCGCCTCGGCCAGGGTGCCGAACACCGGCTCGATGCCCCGGTAGTCGGCCACGTCGTAGCCGCCGTCGGCCATCGGCGACGGGTACCAGGGGTTCAGCCAGACGGCGTCGATCCCGAGGTCCTTGAGGTATCCCAGGCGGGAGCGCAGCCCGGCCAGGTCGCCGCAGCCGTCACCGTTGCCGTCGGCGAAGCTGCGCAGGTAGACCTGGTAGATCGCGGCCCCCCGCCACCACGTTTGCGACATGCTCACCCTTTGATGCTTCCGGCGGTGAGTCCCGCCATGATGTTCCGTTGGAAGAAGAAGAACACGATGACCGTCGGGACGCCGGCGATGACCAGGCCCGCCATGATCGCGTTCTGGGACACCGCTCCGGCGGTCTGCGACAGGCCCACGCTGATCGTCATCTTCTCGCTGTCGGTCATGATCAGCAGCGGCCAGACGAAGTCCTTGAACGAGGCGACGATCGTGAAGATGGACACCACGCCGAGGATGGGCCGCGAGACCGGCAGCACCACCGACCACAGCACCCGCAACGGCCCGGCGCCGTCGATCCGCGCCGCCTCGATCAGTTCCTTGGGTATGGAGTCGAAGAAGCGCTTGAGCAGGAAGATGTTGAACCCGTTGGCCGCCGCGGGCAGCCACAGGCCCCACGGGTTGTTCAGCAGCCCGAGGTCGGCGACCGTGACGTAGAGCGGGATCAGCACGACCATCGGCGGCACCATCAGCGTCGCCAGCATGGCGCCGAGGATCACGTTGCCGAACGCCGGCCGCAGCTTCGACAGCGCGTACGCCGCCGCCACGTCCACCGCCATGGAGAACAGCCAGCCGCCCAGCGCGTAGTAGGCCGTGTTGCGCAGCAGCAGGCCGATGTCGAACAGCTCCCACGCCTCGGTGAACGCGTCGAGCGTGGGAGCGGCAGGCACCAGGGTGGGCGGCATCCGGGCGAGTTCCTCGCCGGACTTCATCGCGCCGGTGACCATCCAGTACATGGGGAAGACGAAGGCCAGGGTGGAGCCGGCCAGCACGGCGAGCAGGACGGCCCAGTACAGGCGCCTGCCCCACCGGCTGTTGAGCTGGTGCGGCGAGACGACGGTGCGCAAGCGCACCTCGACGGGCCGTGGACGGCCCCGGCCGCGGGCTCGACGGGCTGCCGTCCGGGCGCCGATGGAGATCATGCCTTGTCCTCGCGGGTGAGCCGGAGTTGGAAGGCGGCGAACAGGAGCAGCGCCAGCATCAGCATCAGGCCGAGCGCGCCGGCCTGGCCGTAGCCGTCGCCGTAGGTGAAGGCGAACTGGTACATCAGGTAGGCGACGGTGACGGTGGAGTTCTCCGGGCCGCCGCCGGTGAGCATGTACGGCTCGATGAACACCTGCATGGTCGCCACGATCTGCAGCATCAGCATGAGCAGCAGGATGAGCCGGGTCTGCGGGATCGTGACGTGCCTGATCCGGGCGAGGATGCCGGCCCCGTCCAGCTCGGCCGCCTCGTACAGCTCGGGCGGGATGTTCTGCAGCGCGGCCAGGTAGATGAGCGTGGCGCTGCCCATGTTCATCCACGTCGAGACGATCACCAGCGAGACGAGCGCGGTGGAGGAGGAGTCCAGCCAGGCCAGCGCGGGCAGGTGGAAGAAGTCCAGGATCTGGTTGAACAGCCCGGGGCCGGGATCGTAGAACCACCGGAAGAGCAGCACCGCCACGATGGGCGGCAGCATGACCGGCAGGTAGACGACGAACCGCAGGTAGCCCCGGGCGTGACGGAGCTCGTTGAGCACCAGCGCGGTGACGAACGGCACGGCGTAGCCGCAGATCAGCGCGAGCACCGTGAACTGCACGGTGTTCAGCCACGCCGTGCCGAACGCCGGGTCCCGGACGACGGCCGTGAAGTTGTCCAGGCCCGCCCAGGTGGGCGGGTCGATCAGGTTGGTGTGCTGGAAGCTCAGCACGAACTCCCTGACCATGGGGTACCAGGCGAACACCGCGAAGCAGGCCAGCGCGGCGCACAGGAACCCGTAGGCCGTGAGGTTGCGTTTCAGGACACCCACGCGGGTCAGCCCTTGGCGGCCAGTAACGCGTCGGCCTTGGCCTCCGCGTCGGCGAGCAGCTTGCCGGGGTCGGCGTCGCGGCGGCTCAGCACCCCGGACATGACCACGTCGAGGATCGCGTACAGCTCCTGGGCGTGCGGCGGCTCGGCCTTGGGCGGCACGGCGGCGGCCGCCCGCACGTACGGCGCGTAGTTCTGCACCGGCAGCGTGGCGTTCTCCTCCCGTCCGGCCTGGATCGCCTTGCCGGTGGGCGAGTCGCCGTAGACGTCGTTGTCCGGCACTCCGACGGGGTTGCCGAGGGTCTTGCCGCGGGCGAAGTCGAAGCGTCCCTTGCCGACGGTGTTGTAGCGGAAGTCGAGCCACTGCAGGGCGGCCTTGGCCTGCTCGGGCGTCGCCTTGGGGTTGATCATGAACGCCTCGCCGCCGCTGAGCGACGCCCTGGCCTCCGGGAAGCCGGTGATGCCGTAGTCGGCGACGTTGCCCTTGAACTTGTTGACCACGTCGGTGACCACGTCGGGTGCGCCGAGCATCATGCCGACCTTGCCGCCGCCCATCGCCATCATCAGCGACTCCCAGCCGACCAGGAGCCGGCTGCCCATGCTGTCGTCCGTCCAGCGCATGTCGTGCAGGGTCTGCAGCACGGCGCGGCCCTCGGGCGAGTTGAACGCGGCCTTCTTGCCGTCGTCGGTGACGACGCTGCCGCCGCGGCCGTAGAGGGCCTGGGTGAAGTGCCAGCCGCCGGTGTTGCCGCCGGAGTACTCGCCGTAGCCGACGTGGCCGGGCCCGAGCGCGGCGATCCTCTTGGCGGCCTCGCGGATCTCGGCCCACGTGGTGGGCGGCGTGTCGGGGTTCAGGCCGGCCTGGGTGAACAGCTTGCGGTTGTAGACCAGGCCCACGCCGTAGTGGACGTTGGGGACGCCGTACACCCTGCCGTCCTTGGTGACGAGTTCGCGGACGTCGGGGCGCAGGTCGTTCCAGTTCTTGATCAGGCCGACGTGCTGGGTGATGTCCAGCGCCTGGCCCTTGCCGATCACGTCGTCGTAGGTGGTCACCGGCACCACGAACGCGGTCTCCATCTGGCCGCCCGCCAGCTTCGGCCCGAACGTCTTGGGGTCGAAGCACGGCTGCTGGTCGGTGCTCTTGACCGTGACGCCGGGGTGCGCCCGCATGAACGCGGCGACGTCGTCGTCCCAGGCCCTGCGCTCCTTGGGCGCGGACCTGGCGGGCCGGCAGGCCACCGTGATGGTCACCGGCGCGGCGCCGCCGGGAGCGGGCGTGGCGGGCTCGCTGGCCCCGCAGGCGGTGGCGGACAGGCCGAGGCCGGTGGTGAGCACGGTGGCGAGTAAGAGCCCTGTGGATCTCTGCATGGGTCTGACCCTTCTGGTGCGAGGTGCCCACACCATAGGATCGCCAACCGATCTCTGCAATATCACGACGAACTATTGCAAGATAACGACTCCATCACGTCCGAGCGCGGGCGGTCGAGGACCGGACGACCAGCTCCGGCTCGTACAGCAGCTCGTCGGCGGGCACCAGGGCCTTGTCGATCTGGGCGACCAGCAGATCGACCGCGGCCCGGCCCATGGCGTCGATGGGCTGGCGGACCGTGGTGAGGGGCGGGTCGGTGCAGTTCATCAGCGCGGAGTCGTCGA from Nonomuraea muscovyensis includes the following:
- a CDS encoding ABC transporter substrate-binding protein, with protein sequence MQRSTGLLLATVLTTGLGLSATACGASEPATPAPGGAAPVTITVACRPARSAPKERRAWDDDVAAFMRAHPGVTVKSTDQQPCFDPKTFGPKLAGGQMETAFVVPVTTYDDVIGKGQALDITQHVGLIKNWNDLRPDVRELVTKDGRVYGVPNVHYGVGLVYNRKLFTQAGLNPDTPPTTWAEIREAAKRIAALGPGHVGYGEYSGGNTGGWHFTQALYGRGGSVVTDDGKKAAFNSPEGRAVLQTLHDMRWTDDSMGSRLLVGWESLMMAMGGGKVGMMLGAPDVVTDVVNKFKGNVADYGITGFPEARASLSGGEAFMINPKATPEQAKAALQWLDFRYNTVGKGRFDFARGKTLGNPVGVPDNDVYGDSPTGKAIQAGREENATLPVQNYAPYVRAAAAVPPKAEPPHAQELYAILDVVMSGVLSRRDADPGKLLADAEAKADALLAAKG
- a CDS encoding glycoside hydrolase family 13 protein; amino-acid sequence: MSQTWWRGAAIYQVYLRSFADGNGDGCGDLAGLRSRLGYLKDLGIDAVWLNPWYPSPMADGGYDVADYRGIEPVFGTLAEAEAFIAEAHEHGIKVIIDVVPNHSSTASAWFQEALTDRGARERFWFRDEPNDWSSIFGGPAWTQVPDGQWYLHLFAPEQPDLNWANPEVHREFEDVLRFWFDRGVDGFRIDSAALLFKSDDAWEDLDGVHDVYRRWREIADEYGERVLIGEVWLPDQERFARYLRPDELHTAFNFDFLSCPWQPAELRRVIDLTLATHLPIGAPPTWVLSNHDVTRPVTRYGRADTGFQHGGRLHGSPSDPELGRRRARAAALLAMALPGGVYVYQGEELGLPEVEDLPDEARQDPMFARSGGANPGRDGCRVPLPWTGEEPPFGFGGPDPSARPWLPQPESWRKLTAQAQLADLDSMLNLYRAALRLRRDLLGDGTLTWLPLGEDVLAFRRESGLVCLANLGPAPVPLPPGDLLLASGPLDGGALPGDTTAWLAPPP
- a CDS encoding carbohydrate ABC transporter permease gives rise to the protein MISIGARTAARRARGRGRPRPVEVRLRTVVSPHQLNSRWGRRLYWAVLLAVLAGSTLAFVFPMYWMVTGAMKSGEELARMPPTLVPAAPTLDAFTEAWELFDIGLLLRNTAYYALGGWLFSMAVDVAAAYALSKLRPAFGNVILGAMLATLMVPPMVVLIPLYVTVADLGLLNNPWGLWLPAAANGFNIFLLKRFFDSIPKELIEAARIDGAGPLRVLWSVVLPVSRPILGVVSIFTIVASFKDFVWPLLIMTDSEKMTISVGLSQTAGAVSQNAIMAGLVIAGVPTVIVFFFFQRNIMAGLTAGSIKG
- a CDS encoding carbohydrate ABC transporter permease; protein product: MGVLKRNLTAYGFLCAALACFAVFAWYPMVREFVLSFQHTNLIDPPTWAGLDNFTAVVRDPAFGTAWLNTVQFTVLALICGYAVPFVTALVLNELRHARGYLRFVVYLPVMLPPIVAVLLFRWFYDPGPGLFNQILDFFHLPALAWLDSSSTALVSLVIVSTWMNMGSATLIYLAALQNIPPELYEAAELDGAGILARIRHVTIPQTRLILLLMLMLQIVATMQVFIEPYMLTGGGPENSTVTVAYLMYQFAFTYGDGYGQAGALGLMLMLALLLFAAFQLRLTREDKA